The DNA segment cgcctccattgaaattctaccgccgaggccgggatcgaagaAAAAACAATATGAGTGCACAGATGATAAGTAATACAAATTCAGCTGCAAATTGAAGGCATGAAACaagcagagaaaaataaaacgatacGTATACTCGTAGGTGTCTTGATATTTGCGTCGCTTAGTCACACTGTATCATGGTAAGTGGAAAAACAAGCATGAGAAGTTAAACGCCGTGATAAAACCATTAAAAAGAGAATATTTTTTTCAGATCCTTGATAAAGGACGAAGGGGTCCCAGAAACAATTTCTCCATCCAACCATTGCACTCATGTATTGTCTTAGGGAAGAAGCTGTTCTAAATAAGTTTATCCGGCAAGCATATTCACGCACTTCTCTGGAATGGTCCGTTCGTGCAGATATATTGATatagatatatagatatataGCCTAGGTATACCCTAGACGGGCTTTGAAGAGCCCGTTATTCAGGAATGACAGTCCCTCCCAGACTCCGGCAAACTGGGCCAGCACAGGAATATCAGGTAGGCCTTGTGATTTAAAAACAACCAAGGCGGAGTCATGTTTAAGAAAGTAGAAATACTTAGAATGATACACGAGGGTTGGTGCATGAGAACGGGTAAGTTGTGTAGCAAGAGCGAGAACGATGTTTGTGCAATGGCTTCGACGAACATGCGCAATTTTTTTCTATACGCTTGTAATTCTTAGCTCACTGCCAAATGGAAGTTGCTAATTATACGTCGTGTAGGACGACTGCGACAACTGGGGGGTGCATCCGCTTTGGGGCGCTAAGGTTGCCCGAGTATTATTTACTGTGTCCTGGAAAGTTCTTAACTAATCATCGCTGCAGAGTAATTTCGAAATTGCGTGTTTCGTTTACTTTTGGTTAAACTCGTAGGCACGTACGTCTATCTCAGAATGTATAGACCCCGGTTTGAGCGTGTCGTTTTATTTCAGCCGAGAGACGAACTCAGTCCTTCAGCTCAAATTTGCAGCACAAAAATTGTCTCACTCTTGTGTTTTTCCTTTTTCTGCCCTTGGGATTTACTAATTCACCAAAAATTGGTCGAAAATGCGTCGGCGGCGTTTTCCCTGTTGCTTTGTTTCTTGGAGGCACCGATCTCAGGTTTATGAGAGCAAATGTGCTGTTGCAAATTAAAGAGAAGAGTGAGCCAGGCGAGGCGCCTAGTAGGTGCCAATATAAATGCTGTATGGTGCGAAGTTTTGGAACTTGCTCACGCCCAATAAAAACAGTTCGCACAATATTTCCCTGAAGGCACGAGACGGCTCCGATGTTCCAATTTCCGAGCGCTCCGACGTCATGAATTCCTATTTCACGTCCGTATTTACCCAGGAGGCAACAGCAGGCATTGTTTCCGTGCCAAGTCTAAATTATGCACCtatgccacctgttaccatcacagcAGAGGTAATTTTAAAACTCATAGATAATCTAAAGATATCCACTTCCCCTGGACCAGACAACCTCCCTGCTAAGATTTTTAAAGCAACTAAATATTTCACGAGCCAAATCTTACAACTCATTTTTGCCCAGTCTCTTAACACTAGTCagattccagacgactggaaattaagcaaagttgtcccagttttcaaagctgcagaccgctccgacccctcaaattatcgaccaatttcactgacatgtatctcttgtaaacttttcgaacatataatatactcgcacatcgcatctcaccttgaccacaaccgtttcttctttcccaatcagcatggtttcagggcaggtttttcgtgcgaaactcagctgttcgaacttacaactgatcttcACCTAAATCTAGACTCCGCCTTCCAAACCGACATAATTTATTTAGATTTCGCCAAGGCATTCGATCGCGTCCTTCACTCTCAGCTCTGTCACTTGACCCGCTTGTCTTATCCTGGATCCACTGTTTCTTAACCAACCGCTTGCAATTCACCGTCATCGCCAGTCATGCATCTCAAACTACTAGCGTAATCTCCGGGGTTCCCCACGGATCGGTTCTTgctccattactctttttaatcttcatcaacgatttgccatctggtattttatcatctgtccgtctctttgcggatgactgcgtcatttatcgccgcatcaacaatagcagtgatcaggaattattacaggatgacctaagccgaattcagaagtggtgttccgactggctaatgcagctcaacgtttctaaatgtaagttcatgcacatctcacgtaaacgttcgattcttcatttttcgtactccctgaactccatagcgctgtctcaaactaattcataccggtacctcggcatcgagataacaaccaacctaacctgggctaatcacatcacgaaactatgtgctagtgcctccagatcactcggattcatcaggcgatcactttccatgtccaccgcagccaccagacaactagcatatgaaacgtacattcgaactaaactagaatacgcctcaacaatatggaatcctcaccaagcctacttgatagattcactcgaagccatccagaatcgggcagcacgcttcatcacctcacagtataaatctcagctcagcatcacagcgttgaaatcatctctcggcatcaagtcattagcctttcgcaggaaaacttcaattctttgtctttttcacaaactgtactttaactttccagcacttcgagaaaaccttctacgagctccggtacgatcatctcgtcgtttatttaactccttaagcatacagcgtttgcacggctccaccaattatttcaataaatctttccttcccagtgctatagaaagctggaataacCTCCCTGAACACATTgtcattgagactaatccttccagattcagacagctcctaatcgactatctcaacgacaaataattttttcctgcaccctatgccagcttccaagccctgctaactgaccatcctgtgctacttccaaagttgcaatttgtttttgtttatatttctgctacactctgtcatgacgtgattatttgaatttgttacttctgtcttttttcgtcttgttctactTCTATCtatattccttctatatttatattcattctatttatattcatgtatgacggctgaacacccctgtaccacccccccccccttatgtaatatccctgacgggacccttaagggttaataaatgatgatgatgatgatgatgatgatgaagctttAAACTCTTTTACGGGTGCGGTATCGCGGACAGGACGCCAGAGTTGTAAAGGCACCTGCAGTGGAATGAGGTGAGCGATTCTGTCACTCGTGTTGCATCCGTCTGGTCCATTCAGCacgttttgttttcgttttacaaaaaaaaaagagattccTGTACCGTCGAGCTAAATATTATTAATATGGCGTTTGTGGCATGGTGAGTACAGCGTGGACTGTTTTTTTTAACGTCTCTTAAATTTTTCTTAACGACATTACCCAACTCTCCGGATCAGTTGGTTGAACGCTCGCTTCCTGGACGTGTGAAGAGTTGCTAGAGCGCGACGTTCTCATCACTTTGTGCACCGGCTGAGATCGGCCGCTCGGAGCCCACCCGCTGTCGCTCAGAGGGTTTACGACGCCGCAGGGCACGAGGTCACAGTCACGATCTGTTATGGATCTCCGCGTTGCGATCGTGTAGGAGTAAAACTGATCTTGGAGTTGAGGGCGCGTGAGCGACTCAGGCCATCACGTCCCAATGCGCAAGTTAAATGCCTGCCTGACCTGCTGAATACTTTAAAAAGGTGCTATTTGGGTTAAAAGCTCGCATCTATGAAAAACTAAATACTATTGAAGAGTACAACTGCGTCCCCTTCACAGATCCACCTAGAATGCTGTATTCATCAAACATATAGGGGTTTTCGGCAAAACCACGGAAATCTCTCTTTTAGTTGTTGAAACTTTCTGTACGAAACTAAAGTAAGAAGTATTAATTAAACCTCTTCAGTTCCGAGTAAAAATGAAGAAGTAAAAAGATTTCACGTTTAGCGGCCCTGCAACGAACGTTAAATGGAGGCGAAGCAATTTGTGACAAACCATGCAGTTCACTCGATTCAGCTGAAGTCGGGTTTCCAGGTGTAAAACCGCCCTAATTGCCCCTCGTCTCCTCGGCAGCAGCACGGCGCCAGTGTCGGGCCTCCCTCTTTCCTAAGTCCCTTTCGTTCGTATTACGGGCCCGTTAAACTTGACCTTGCCGCGTTATAGCATTTAGGTCAGGCGATCAACGCGGACCACGTTGCGACGCCACTTCGTCGAATTAGCTGCGCATCCCCATTTGCGGCCTCAGCAGCATCGCTCGCATTTGTCATTCAGCGCACCGTGGTTATACTCATGGGCGGCATTCAGTGTTCCGTTTTTATTCCCCTCCGCCGTGTCAGCTCGTTTTTTGCTAAAAACTAATGAAAGTTGGTGGATATCTGAGACTCCATGTTGAGATTTGACTCCTACGGCCATGTGAAGCTTATTTGCAcgcgtcgccccccccccctcctcccgatCGCTGTTTTTCCTCTTCATTCTTTTTCCAGCCTCATTGGCACCTTTGGTGCGCCAGCCCCTCCGTGTGTTTACATTCGTTTGTTTAGACAAAGGAACCGATGGGAGGGAAGAGAGGTGAAATTTACCTGCTCCCTCGACTGCCGGGGAGGAACGGTTAACACTGCCGCATTTCTGCGCCGTTGATTGTCGCCTGTGACCGGGGACAGCAAAAAAGAACAAAGTGGAGGTTTACCGACGAACGACCTTTACTTCTCTTCCCCTTTTTAGAAGGTTGGCTGTCGCGGGAAGAAAATCATCCAGTAGCCTGTTCTTCCTCCTCGCCCgtcgcctttgttttttttttctttagctcaaATTTTTTACCTCGGTGTGGCAACGGCCCGACGGAACCACTGCCgcttctgcagttgctgcttgtgCGGGGTGCCGGCGTTTGCTTAAGCCAGGCCGGCTGGCCTGCCCCCCCTCCGTCTCTTCTCCGTTCAATGCAGAAGAGCAGCGAAGTGCCGCGCTGCGGAGAGCGGCGGAAGTGCCGCGCGTCCAAGGCTTGTCTCTCCAACCCCTCGAAGTCACTGTGCTCCTCCCGCTGCtggcggctgcggctgctgcttgctgaggTCGAACGGCCGGGCAACCACCGGTCATGTCATGATCGGATTGCCAGCGTCCGTCCGAGCGTTGCGGTGGGGAGGAGGGTTCCGGGAATGCCCTCATTCCCGTCTCCGCGGTGATGCGTCGTCGGCCGGCTGGCCGGAATGACTCGCTTTCCTTAGACGGCGCCGCTAGCGTCGCAGTCTCTCCTCTGCGCTGACATCGGGCCGGCGTCTTCTGCTCTGTGCGTCCGCCGCGTGCCTTCCTCAGGCGTGGGTTAGTCGTCGCGAGTTGATCGCAGCGACGCGGTTTGGAGCGACACCGTGTGTGGGCCCGGGGCTTTTGTCCCATCGCAGTGCTTAGTCGACGTGAACGGGACCCGCAACGTGGCGTGGCTGCTTTCGAGCTGCGTCGGTCGGCGAGTTCTCCATTGTGTCCTGTTAATCCTGCCGTGATTGACGCGAGCGACAAAGCACCGAAGGAGCATCGGTCGCGTTTCGCTCCTCGTTGTCTGCGCTCGGCTACTGGAAGCGCTCGGCTGAGGTCGCGCAGAAGAGTCAAAGCTTCTTCGTGTAATGGCAGCAGTGTGATGGCACTCGCTCTCTCACTCACTCtttcactcactaactcactccctcaatcactcactctctcactctctcaATCTCTTACTCATTCGCACTTGTCCTTGAGTGCTGTGAAACTACTTTTGTCTGGCCACACGAGTTGTTTCACGGTACTCGTCACACTGCATTCGAAACAAAGGACATTAGATGTTATACCTTAACTTTGGAGATTTTAGCACCCCAAGCTTTCTTTGCGTGAAAGGTGAGGTGACACACTCGTACACACACATGCAAAGTCTGAAACGAAAAACAGCAAATGGATGCGAGGTCATTTCTCAGGTTAGCACAGAAAAGCCTACGGTAATGCGGCGTAGCTAAATCAACTAATTCAGCTGGCGGACAGTAGATACTTCATTTGCATGTTCTTCCCAGCCTAAGCTACTTAGAGCGCTTTCAAGCACTGCTGCGCAGTGTTTTGTGGTTTCTTGGAGTCGCTGAAAGCTACTTCCGCCAAGCCCCCTGAGTGAAGCTGATTATCGAACAGGTGGAATTTGCATTCGCGATTAATGCAGCAGACATGCGCTGCGCTCTGGGTACTCATATCACTGAATTCTTAACGCAAAGACTCACTAAATGGTGTAACTTGCCATGCCTTGCCTGACGCCCTGCTTGCTCAGAGAATAGCTCTGTTACATACGCTGACTTATTCACCGCGAAATTTTCACTATGTTGAAAAAAGGGGGCGTATTTGTTATGCATGCGCAAGAACTTAATGCCTTACTGCAGACCGATGCCTTACTGCAGACTTACTTAACTTCAATgactgattttttttgttttatggtgtttaacgtctcaaagcgactcaggtaaGAGGtacatcgtagtgaagggctctgaataatgtcgacaacctggggttctttaaacgtgcactgaaatcgcacagtacacgggcctccagcatttcgcctccatcgaaatgcgaccgccgcggccaggatcgaactcgcgtcttttgagtcagcagccgagcaccataactactgttAACTTTAGTAGCGTCTTTGGAATAAGTATTAATGAATACAAGGATGGTTTTTAGGGCAGCCTGGAAAACCATGTTCATGCTGGTAGCGGAAACAGTGCTTCTGTGAAATATGCGAGGCTATTTTATGCTAAGAGGAGAAGAATACTGTGGACAGTGGACAGAGTTGGTGATTCGTTGGTGGTCGGTTCTAAGAGTGGCTTGCCCGCTCAGAGAATGCCGCAGCTTCTTGAATATTCAGCTCCCACAAGCATCAGGGCAAATTTTGAGCCGCTGTTCAACAACGAACTTGTCAATTTTCATCACCTCTAGAACTTTGATGAACGAAGCAGAGAATAGCCAGGGAATAAATTTGCAGCGCAGGTAACACGCTAGTATAGGAAGGCACGCGGTGAGCTCTAGTACCGAGCGCGTTTCCACgtgagtctatagactgtctacagacttctgtctataatgtctacAGACTTTCTATAGGGATATCCAAGAGAATAGTCtaaaggcaatacaaatcttattgtttatagacaatctatagatttatggccgtgcACCTTCAGTACAATTtcatctatagacagtctatagactaagaataggaaggaaacaaagtctataagaagtcgacagactatctatagaccatttttataagggaatgTGCCCATGCGCTGAATATTACGTGCCAGCAGTGCACTTACGATCGCAGCGTCGATTCCTGCTATGGGACGCGGCGTTCCTAACACAATTTACATAGGATCGAGATTTCTGCCGGTGTACATAACACAAGAGAACGCGCGGCACACCGTAACGTCGGACACATTGATTCGTTGCTACAGCATTAACACTTGTATCGACGAATTTAAACAAAACGACTTGGCATATCCGCGTATTTATTCCCCACAGCACCTGTCAGACATTTAGTGTATGTACGCGGGCTATAAGCGTGTTTTTATACATAATTAGATCTTTTGGCTGGCGATATTGGTAAAATAAACACGCGGCCAATCACTTTCCATGTCACGTTTACGCAGGCAACACCATTAAGTCGTAGAATTGAAAAACGAAACTGCGTCTCTTTATAGCAGGGGTGTACTAAATGCTCAGTATATGCAGGACCTCCGGCAGCAGCACCTGTCACGGATCTGTGTGGTGGGCACTAAGATGGAAAACAAAGGTAGACGGGTCATATATACGTGTATTAGTTTTGAAGTACCCGCAGAAGGCGACGTTTTCTATCAGCGCAATCCCTTTCTACAGATGTACCCGATATCTTCGCCTCTTTGGAGAGCCAAGAGTGATGGGGCTCTTCTTGCTTTCGCATTCACTGTACCCGCCGGAAAACCTTTTCTTCAACAGCTATCCCTGTTGCTATGTCGAGTAGACAAGGGTAAGGAAATGAGGGGTTCGTTATCACATCCATATGAAGGAAGGCAACCGTCACCGATATCAAGAAAAGCGCAGGGAAATTTTTCTATCCTTTCTTTAAGTTGTGCTGATAAATTGAAAAATAATAGTGTATAATCATTTTACACTGGATGATAATTGATAGCGGCGCATAATAACTTCTTCATAAAAAAAGTGGGGGAGTGTTTAGAAAGAAACACGGATCCTATATTTCCGAAGATAAGAAGTGTTGCATTGCAGGTACCAGGATTAAATATCACATTTCACAATATCAGTCGAGGAAATGGCCGGGGAGAAAGAGGAGATACTGCTCTAACGACCGACACTATAGAGTGACGTTATCCAGCTTTTGCAAAAAGTTGGCGCTCCCCAGATCTCAATAAATTTGCTTTCGCCGTGCCTTGGAAAACAGTCTTGTTGGACGCCGGAAATGACACTATTTTCTATTTATTTCCTCCTGCAGTATTTTCTGTTCGTTTCATATAACACATGTGACAGTGAACTGCTCATGCAAGAACTGCATTCTCGAATGAGTAGTTGTTTCAAATCGAGTCATTCcgcgatttgatggacgtcgcttTGAGCCCTCCCGcaagcgcgcggttttcgaatggcggGAGAAAGGCCCCAATTAgatgagccacagtggcgagcGTAAAcgcgtaatttttaaaaataagctttgtGAGTTAGCACAGCGCTCTTTTCCGCagagcattgtcagcagtgtaccacatcaaaatgcagctaagacgtgctaactagcaaggGGATTAACTATTATTGAATCGTTAACTCTTTACCTATTGCTTTTGGGCTcctcaattattgagaggcgtgcagcccaccgcaAGCAATAtacgtatcagtttttagaatttcgacataacggttaccttcggcgctgcggcccaacaaattttggcggCATCTCACCAAAATGCATatgctttcgagaagctttcaggcaaagcaacctatctagtgcacgtaactcgtcgaaatagccaacatttgttgggccacagcgccgagggtaactgcgtattctaatttctaaaaactgatgtggatattgtgacgaagaagacgaagccggCAGGGGCGCGGGACGGACCGCTCGCgttaggccagcggccattacaTCAtctctctgccatcgttcatcgcgcttcattcttcggctggccgccacgtaactattacttacggtgggataCACgcatctcaataattaaggacACTAATAGTAATAGTTCAAAAAAcaactattcagtattagctaaccagcctgcCAGCTGGCCAGTCTTAGCTGTACTCTGATgtactacgccgctgacaatgctatggcaAAAAAGTGCTTTTCTATCGCGAAGtgcctacttttaaaaattgtgtaaactcTGAGGTGAAGTGCCGTGTagacatgtgtgtgtgtgcgcgcgtcgGTGCAGCGCCCGCGGTGGTAGCACAGCGGCAGTATTTTCGCTATGCTTACCGCTTCACTGAGGAATATGCACGCTCTTTGTGCACAGGGGCTGTCCTTCCTGGCACTCATCCTGCTGTCAGGACGGCTGTATGAGGCGAGCAAGGAGATCGCCTTCCTGCGCCTGGTGCTGGCGGCATGGATCCCCTCCGAGGCCGACCTCATGCTCGGCGGCGCCGCCGACGACCACAAGAGCCTCGTGCTGGACCGAAGCCGCCAAACGCTGACGAACCTCAAGGGTGACCTGGAAGCCTTCCTGCGTGAGTGCCGCGAGCTGTTGTGCGATGGGGCCTGGTGGGCGTTGTTCAGCGGCTACCGCGTTCTCACCCACGAGCTTTTCCGAAAGGGAGAAATTGCGTCAGCTTTAGCTAACCTCTGTCAGCTGCACAGTCAGAATGAGCAGCTTCACTGCAATAGAAACGACTACCGGATGGTATCACAGACACTGCAGTTTACTATGAAACGTCGAAGGgacaaaagatagaaagaaagaggtTACACGCTGGACATGTTTTGGCGCTAGTCTGGTGGTTACCATCCGTCAAGTTTTCGTAGTTGATTGCACTGTGCCCCTCCCATTATGAGAAAGCATGGCTAGAGATAACGCAGGCGCCTTGTTATTGCTTCAGCTTTGGCCTAACCCGCCCGCCTTACACCTTAAGCTCACAGGAAATATATTGTGACCACACAGATacatagagacgaaaaaaaatgtTCCTGGGAAGTTCTAGTGCTGGTGCGCGACAGGTCTTTCTTGAAAACTTGGCTGCAATCCATGATTTATACTGAATGGTAGGTTAAAATTTCAGCCAAATGTAAGTTCGCGAAGCCGAATGCCTTGGGACGTTTGAGCTCCCCTGATGTTTCAAACGTCTGCCAGCTAGCTGCGCGGTGACTGTGCTGTAGCAACACCTTCGATCCAAAATAGGTTTCATGCGTTTCGTTGTTGGAAACGTACCATAatctcccccctccccttttcttCTGGCTCCGCTACGTCCTAATGGGTGCGGAACGCGAGTGAAAgtttacacagagcacacaggcAGAAGACTACTTACTGCATTTTTACGCAATAGCGTGAAGGCCCCTGTTATGTACAAAATCCGGCGGCGTCGTCGTTGTGAGCGACAAATTGACCCGGGTAATGTGGTCCACGTGGTCGCCACCCTAGGCAACCAGCGAGGCCACCCTATCACCAGTCAGGGCCGTAAGATTCTGCTCGGAAGGCACCATAGTCGAAAAATGACTGGTCACTTGGCTTTGTGACGTCACCCgccacaacctgtccaccggattgtgagctgactgtccaccgtggcagctggcagttatAAATTGATCAGTGGTCGAGAGAGGTTGCCCGAGAAGAGAAACCTGAGTCGCACAAACCTCACCGTTGGCAGtaatgccatcgcagggcagtgctgCATCATTTAACCCTTGCACCATTGGATCAGCattggtatgagggctcccagcgatctatgaatgtaaattagagaacggCCAATTCCACATATGCGGGCATTAACcagttaacgctatcgcgtcatactgttACGGCGGCggttaagtgt comes from the Amblyomma americanum isolate KBUSLIRL-KWMA chromosome 1, ASM5285725v1, whole genome shotgun sequence genome and includes:
- the LOC144118904 gene encoding uncharacterized protein LOC144118904; translation: MHALCAQGLSFLALILLSGRLYEASKEIAFLRLVLAAWIPSEADLMLGGAADDHKSLVLDRSRQTLTNLKGDLEAFLLELTSARTTLALSVVFVIYMLSGWWMVFALKQAKDNVSVVHP